The Acipenser ruthenus chromosome 46, fAciRut3.2 maternal haplotype, whole genome shotgun sequence genomic interval GTAACAACACTGTACACAAACCGGACTGTCAGCGCGGTCTGCTCCCTTCCTCTGTCTTTGTTTCTTTCGTAATTTTAACACTGACATCGCGTGAGGCGCGTACACAACTGAAGCCGAGCAGACAAACGTGTCAACCATAACATAATGAATCTAATGATAATAATCTGACTAATTCGAGATAATTGCTGCTGCTAAATATTTACCAGCatagtgtgataaagcacagtgaaagcataggcaagcattgtaaaacacagagaggtatggtaaagcataggcaagcattgtaaagcacagagaggtgtggtaaagcatagggaagcattgtaaagcacagagaggtctggtaaagcatagggaagcattgtaaagcacagagaggtatggtaaagcatagggaagcattgtaaagcacagagaggtctggtaaagcacagggacatGACTGAAACACTTGCTTAAATATAACAGGTTTATTTTTTCtaatgtatatacatttttgcAGATATCAAGAGTGTGATGGACAGCCTGCAGTCCATCAGAGACAAGAGACAGACTCTGCAGAGCCGACAGCCTGTCCTCGTCACGAACCTGAACGAACGAAAGAGCAGACTGCAGCAAACACTCACGAGCCCCGCCTGCTCAAACTGCCAGCCCCTCTCCCTCTCCGCAGACAAGCTGCAGATAGAGGCAGACTACAGCAAGGTGAACCGCTCTCTCACCCACTCATAGTAATCAAACAGTGCTATCATGGGCAAGGCAGTCTGGTGCCAATTGGTGctaatctgtgaaaccagccttttaGATGCATCACTTAACCTTGTTGACCTTAATCACAgtgatttttaatatttttaatttttttttaaaatcaatcacCTGGAGAATTCCTTTCTCAGGAGCGTATTGTTGGCAACAGttgttggggcagcagtgtggagtagtggttagggctctggactcttgaccagagggttgtgggttcaatccctggtggggacactgctgctgtactcttgagcaaggtactttacctagattgctccagtaaaaaaaaaaaaaaacaactgtataaatgggtaattgtatgtaaaaataatgtgatattgtaagtcgccctggataagggcgtctgctaagaaataaataataataataataataacagtgaaatGCTGACACgggtcctgtctgtctgtctgtctgtctctctctctgtctgtagaTTTCCAGTGTGGACAGCGAGTTGAACAATATGAGAGACATCGCTGCTTACGATCTGCAGGGTCAGATTGAAAAGGCAAGTAAACTATTCTTTCAAAGTTTAAACAATATTCCAGCGATATCCTTTCATTTTAGAATCAgctggaaaaataaaaactgcagttcgtaccacagtaaaaaaaaaacaacaacaaatctcttccgaataaattaaaaaaactgtgAAATAAGAGAAAAACTGGGGTTTTGAGATGTCGAGATTTGGGGTTGGCTTTTCGTCAAACGCTCCATGGTGGTGGGTGTAGCCTGCGTTACACGTGTCTGTGACAGCGCAGCTAGGACTCaacagcagcttctgaactccaGGACCAAGAATCACACACATGCGCAGCATCTGAAGGATTGCAGTAAAAAAGCACTCTGGATGACTGCCAACGTCATAGCAAGTTAAGAGGCAGGCAGTTAAAAAGTAATCTGTaaggtacctgtgtgtgtttcagcCTGATAAATGAGTTCTCCTTCATTTTGTTTGAGAGGAAGTGAGCTGAAGCTGGATAGCTGTGTATTGGCTGTAtgttggtggtccagtggttgaagcaaggggcttgataccaggaggttcaaatcccggctgagcCACCGAatcactgtgaccctgagcaagtcactgaacctccttgtgctccgtccttcggatgagacgtaaaagcAAGGTCCTGTTGGAACAGCAGCagttctgcagcagcagcagcagttgttgatgatgcaaagctcacccccctagtctctgtaagtctctaaATGACTATAATGACTGTTGCATGGAAGTTTCTGAGTGTGTTACTGTGCTCTGATTTCAGGGAAAGGAAACATTCAAGAACGTCCCTCAAATGGTCATCAACGAGACCAGCTCTGCAGTACAGAGTGAGTGTTTTGTGGTTGGTTTAGTTGCAGGCAGGATACAGGAGATTGCTCTTAAAACACCCACTGCCCTGTCTCCATTGATTCCAGCATGCAAAAGTTACACATAGATAGCTGAAGCATTATCGTAAGACACCACGATGTCGCCCCTCGTTAGAAACAGAAATCAGAGCGTGGTCACTTTCCTAATGTTCTTTGAGAAAGCTGAACTGAGTTTTGATTTTCATTCTTATAACCATATGATGTGGACTCCAAACCCACAGTGCCTTAGAAATACCATAACCATTACcttagtgaaagcacagcaaggtgtaataaagcatgagatgggaaagcatggggaagcattgtaaagcacagagagggatggtaaagcatagggaagcattgtaaagcacagagaggtctggtaaagcatagggaagcattgtaaagcacagagaggtgtggtaaagcatagggaagcattgtaaagcacagagaggtctggtaaagcatagggaagcattgtaaagcacagagaggtctggtaaagcatagggaagcattgtaaagcacagagaggtctggtaaagcatagggaagcattgtaaagcacagagaggtgtggtaaagcatagggaagcattgtaaagcacagagaggtctggtaaagcatagggaagcattgtaaagcacagagaggtatggtaaagcatagggaagcattgtaaagcacagataggtatggtaaagcatagggaagcattgtaaagcacagataggtatggtaaagcatattcaaaatatttaaaaaaaaaacatttgtaagggTAGTGAGTGACGCATACACTCCCTAAAGGATTTGAATGCACTGACGAGACAATAAGCCTGCATATCTGTGCAATGATCCCGGCACACCTGAGCACACTGTAGCCTTATTCAAACCAGCCCTACCGCTCCTTCTTCTGGATAACACAGTATCTACTGAAATCTCTCCACACACTGGGGCTGTGATTTCTTTACCTAGGTATCAAGGCGGCTCTGGATGGGATTCAGCCTGAGCTGGACAGACTCCCCTTCCCTTCCCTGAGCTCAGCCACGGCTACCATCACCACCATACAGCTGGAACTCAGGAAGCAGGGCCAAGAGGTGCAGAGATACGACTACATCAGGTACAGTAGTGCCCCCTGCTGTACGGGGTGAGGCATGACACCCACACCCTCCCCCCCACTGCTTTACATTCATTCTacaagcttaataataataataataataataataataataataataataataataataataagactcccattgcagagcagtttgagagAAAGTTCAGGATTTACATTCCCTCTATGAGCTTTTTAAAGACTTTAAGTTAaacatgtatgtgtgtctgtctctatctctctctctgtgtgtctctgttcctgtctctctctgactctttgcctgtctctctgtgtctgtgtgtctgtctctcacgctcgctctctctctgtgtctctgtgttcctctctctctctctctctctctctctctctctctctctctctctctctctctctgtgttatgtgtgtgtgttgcaggtgGAATGTATCCATTGTCCTGTGCTGTATGATCCTGCTCATTGTGCTGCTGAATTTCCTGGGCCTGGCGTTCGGGATTGGGGGTGTGTGGTCACGGCAGGATCCCGGCAAGCCAAACTGCCCATCCAGCTCGGGAGCAAACCTCCTCATGGCGTGAGTATCACCCTCTGATACCCCGGGGGCAGCCTGGGGTAACACGCAGCTTCACCAGCCCCCCTACGCATCAGCGCTGCCCCCTGCTTACCACCACATCACTGGGCTTGCTGTGTATACTGAACATGCTCCCActtctatctcctctctcctctctcctctgctctcctctcccctctcccctctctcctctcccctctgccttcccctctcccccttcAGGAGTGTTGGGTTCAGCTTCCTCTTCTCCTGGCTCCTGATCCTGCTGGTTTTCGTCATTTTCTTCGTCGGGGGGAACGTGGAGACCATCTTCTGCAGGAACTGGAAGAACCAGGAGCTGTTCAAGGTGAGGGTGTCGGCCCCTTCCCCTCTCTGTTTGttaccctctctccccctctcccctctcctctgtttgtccccctctctccccctctcccccgtTTGTTtggcctcctctctctctccccctctctctcccgctctcccCTGTTTGTTTggccccctctccctctccccctctctccccccctctcccctgttTGTTtggccccctctctctctccccctctctcaccctctctctctctctcgctctcctctcaGTTTGTTGACACGCCAGGAAACCTGCCCAGCAATCTGGACGTCACAAACGCCTTCGGGATCAAATTCAACACCAGCGCTGTTTACAAGTGAGAAATTCCTGGAGCCCCTAGACAGGGCCTTGCCTACTGTCTTACATGTatcccacagcacagcacagtgtaatacagcacagtgaaagcattgtaaggcacagggaagcattgtaaagcacagagaggtctggtaaagcatagggaagcattgtaaagcacagagaggtctggtaaagcatagggaagcattgtaaagcacagagaggtagggtaaagcatagggaagcattgtaaagcacagagaggtatggtaaagcatagagaagcattgtaaagcacagagaggtctggtaaagcatagggaagcattgtaaagcacagagaggtctggtaaagcatagggaagcattgtaaagcacagagaggtagggtaaagcatagggaagcattgtaaagcacagagaggtatggtaaagcatagagaagcattgtaaagcacagagaggtctggtaaagcatagggaagcattgtaaagcacagagaggtctggtaaagcatagggaagcattgtaaaccacagagaggtctggtaaagcatagggaagcattgtaaaccacagagagggatggtaaagcatagggaagcattgtaaagcacagagaggtctggtaaagcatagggaagcattgtaaaccacagagaggtatggtaaagcatagagaagcattgtaaagcacagagagggatggtaaagcatagggaagcattgtaaagcacagagaggtctggttaagcatagggaagcattgtaaagcacagagaggtctggtaaagcgtagggaagcattgtaaagcacagagaggtctggtaaagcatattaaaaaacaaaccatggtaggCTATAGTAAATgcaaaaatgaccatgcaaatttactgcgGCAAGCTTTTATGCAAAGTATAACTCTGTTAGAGGTGCTAAACAGCTTGTGTGTTCCCCATTTGTTATCAGACAGCTgatgttatttaaacagcaaaTGTTTAAATAAGTTTACTACAATTACTgctaatgatgataataataataatgctaatgacactaaccctaaccccctttgtgtgtgtgtgtgcgtgcgtgcgtgcgtgtgcgtgtgtgtgtgtgtgtgtgtgtgtgtgctgcagtggCTGCAAGGCTGGTCAGTCTCTCTACACAGTTCTCAATCTGGACCAGCAATTTAATCTGCAGAAGTTTCTGGATGTCAGTAAGGTACACCATagcaacacattttttatatcCTGCGCTGTAGGGTTTTTCTCTGTGAAACAAATGGCTTATTTAACTGTCAAAAACTATTTCAAGATGTTTCAAGATTAAACAGAAAAATAGCTTTGCCAGATTAAAAATCGTTTTCTCTGGAGTTATCATAGAGTAGGAGGCCTGGTGGTCCAgcgtttaaagaaaagggctggataccaggaggttcaaatcccagccactgactcactgtgc includes:
- the LOC117966085 gene encoding prominin-2-like isoform X3, which translates into the protein MDSLQSIRDKRQTLQSRQPVLVTNLNERKSRLQQTLTSPACSNCQPLSLSADKLQIEADYSKISSVDSELNNMRDIAAYDLQGQIEKGKETFKNVPQMVINETSSAVQSIKAALDGIQPELDRLPFPSLSSATATITTIQLELRKQGQEVQRYDYIRWNVSIVLCCMILLIVLLNFLGLAFGIGGVWSRQDPGKPNCPSSSGANLLMASVGFSFLFSWLLILLVFVIFFVGGNVETIFCRNWKNQELFKFVDTPGNLPSNLDVTNAFGIKFNTSAVYNGCKAGQSLYTVLNLDQQFNLQKFLDVSKLSAEFTVKLGLLSVDLSGVQLLSDEGRKKVQEFRDVNKINNSFNSTELNKSPVQTDLLVFAAQLEKKASEQVDPLVKNNLTDEAQKLRDLQRDVVDLQINDVAELNASLNTLSFTRKDLQGHADKTLSSLDTVKSKLKTDPLAITTKLFLCFLDKALASLQQYLDWVLKMVVELLSCQSLIVSLDNVYTISCENVLNPWNAFWLSLGWCTLFLIPSIIFAVKTAKHFRAVRSSAKSIDLVSLDTRAMFGQLPRAKLYQ